The window ACGAACGTCGCCAAGACCTGCCGGGCCATCCCCTCGCCTGGGCGGTGGCGCTCCGGAATCTGGTGGGCCAACTCCTGGTCGACGAGGATCTCATCGTCCGGTAGCTCGCTACCCCAGCTCGGCCGGCAGCGTATCCGGGAAGTACACCCGCGCCTTCTCCATCAACTCGACGAACTTCTCCGGGCGCTCGCCCAGCGCGGCGGCCTCCACCGTCGCGAGGCTTTCCTTCACCAGCGCGAACAACTCGGCCGAATGGCGATTGAGATTCTGGATCTCGAAGTAGAGATACGGATTCTCCCGCGCCACCTCGGCGGCCGTGCGCGCCTCCTTGTAGAAGGTCGTGCTCGCCATCGCGGCCAGGTCGCCGAACGAGCGGCCGCTCCTGGTCAGCGTGGTGGCGAACAGGATCGCCGTGAGATGGCTGAGGCCGAGGACGTATTGCATGAACGCGTCGTGCTCGGTGACCGGCAGACGGGTGATGGTGAGCGCCGTATCGGCAAAGAGCGCGGCCGCCTGGTCCGCGGCGGTCGCGTTCCCGCAGTCGCACACCGCCATCACGCGCCCGCTCAACGTGCGCACGCTCGGGCCGAAGAGCGGGTGCAGGCTCGCCACGCGAAGGCCGCGCGCGGCAGCGCCGTGCAGCAGGTCGAGGACGTGGCTCTTGAGGCTGAAGATGTCCGCGACGAGCGCGGCTGGCTCGAGGGCCAGCACCTCCTCCAGAGCGCCCTTGCCCGGTGCGAGCGGCGCGGCGATCAACACGACGTCGGCGTTCCGCACCGCGACCCCGAGGTCCGTAACCGCGGTGAAGCCGGGCACGGGTCCTGCAGGGTCCAGCGTCGTCACGTCGTGCCCCTGGCCGGCGAAGAACCGGCCGAGCCAGCGGCCCATCTTCCCCGCGCCGCCGACGATGAGGATGCGCAGTGCCCGTTCAC of the Gemmatimonadales bacterium genome contains:
- a CDS encoding prephenate dehydrogenase/arogenate dehydrogenase family protein, with product ERALRILIVGGAGKMGRWLGRFFAGQGHDVTTLDPAGPVPGFTAVTDLGVAVRNADVVLIAAPLAPGKGALEEVLALEPAALVADIFSLKSHVLDLLHGAAARGLRVASLHPLFGPSVRTLSGRVMAVCDCGNATAADQAAALFADTALTITRLPVTEHDAFMQYVLGLSHLTAILFATTLTRSGRSFGDLAAMASTTFYKEARTAAEVARENPYLYFEIQNLNRHSAELFALVKESLATVEAAALGERPEKFVELMEKARVYFPDTLPAELG